The nucleotide window CTCCCGACCAATATCGTTGAATTTCGCAGCGAGTTTTGCGGCTAACAGCTCCTTGCTGGCCTTTGATCTCACGGCAGGGAAGCTCATGAAAGGGAAAGAAGTCTATAGTTTAAGTCCCGGTCAGGCGGTGATTGCCAATATGGATGGCCGCCGTGTAGGGCTTTATATGGACCCTGAGGCTAATCTTCATAGAGTGGATACCACCTGCCCTCACTTGGGGTGTGAGGTTCAGTGGAACGATGCGGAGAGGTCCTGGGATTGCCCTTGCCACGGCTCTCGCTACGATGTGGATGGCAATCCCCTCGAGGGACCAACCTTAAAGCCATTGGAGAAAATCTAGAACAAATGCCAAGGGTTGTATAAAGTCCGGAGTGATAGGAAAAAATAAAAAATGCAACAATATTACAATATTGTTGCATAAATAAATGCATTACGAATAAATAGCTCTTTAAGTACCTTTTCAGTCAGTTAAAACCAAAATAATTCTGTGAAATTATTGAAAAGGCGCTATTTCCAGTGCCATGTACCTCTTAATTACTCACATTAATATTATAATGGATAGGGAAAAACGCTCGTAGGAGGACAATTTATGACGGTTGAACCAATTCGCGATAAAGCACAAATACGAACACTGTATAATCATCTCAATCAATCTCATCCTAAATATGCTATGATTTTTAAATTTGGAATTAATACAGGACTGCGGATCAGCGACATCATTACACTCAAGGTTTCAGATATTTATTGTCGCAAGAAGGAATTTAAAGATTACTTGGTTTTAACTGAACAAAAAACCGGGAAATTAAAAAAAATTAAACTAAATAACACTTTGCGAAAAGCACTGAATAGTTATATTCATAAGCAAAATCTGGAACTAATAGACTATTTATTTCCTAGCCAAAAAGGGGGCTATATCGGCAGAATTCAGACATACCGGGTATTGAAGCATTCCGCCGTTACATTAGGCATAGAGAATT belongs to Desulfitobacterium chlororespirans DSM 11544 and includes:
- a CDS encoding tyrosine-type recombinase/integrase, encoding MTVEPIRDKAQIRTLYNHLNQSHPKYAMIFKFGINTGLRISDIITLKVSDIYCRKKEFKDYLVLTEQKTGKLKKIKLNNTLRKALNSYIHKQNLELIDYLFPSQKGGYIGRIQTYRVLKHSAVTLGIENFGTHSLRKTWGYWTYKLSQYNIGLVMDIFNHSSQSVTLRYIGINQDQRDQLYDMVQL